The following coding sequences lie in one Saimiri boliviensis isolate mSaiBol1 chromosome 6, mSaiBol1.pri, whole genome shotgun sequence genomic window:
- the LOC101044790 gene encoding olfactory receptor 52K1: MAGKGIPGLEHLHIWISIPFCFAYTLALLGNCTLLFIIWADAALHEPMYFFLAMLAAIDLVLSSSTLPKMLAIFWFRDREINFFACLVQMFFLHSFSIMESAVLLAMAFDRYVAICKPLHYTTVLTGSLITKIGMAAVARAVTLMTPLPFLLRGFHYCRGPVIAHCYCEHMAVVRLACGDTRFNNIYGIAVAMLIVVLDLLFVILSYVFILQAVLQLASQEARYKAFGTCVSHIGAILAFYTPVVISSFMHRVARHAAPHVHILLAIFYLLFPPMVNPIIYGVKTKQIRDHVLSLFQRKNM, encoded by the exons ATGGCAGGGAAAG GAATTCCTGGTCTGGAGCACCTGCACATCTGGATCTCCATCCCCTTTTGCTTTGCCTATACTTTGGCCCTACTTGGAAACTGTACCCTTCTCTTTATTATCTGGGCTGATGCAGCCCTCCATGAGCCCATGTACTTCTTTCTGGCCATGTTGGCAGCCATCGACCTGGTCCTTTCCTCCTCAACACTGCCCAAAATGCTTGCCATATTCTGGTTCAGGGATCGGGAGATCAACTTCTTTGCCTGCCTGGTCCAGATGTTCTTCCTTCACTCCTTCTCCATCATGGAGTCAGCAGTGCTGCTGGCCATGGCCTTTGACCGCtatgtggccatctgcaagccactgcactacaCCACGGTCCTGACTGGGTCCCTCATCACCAAAATTGGCATGGCTGCTGTGGCCCGAGCCGTGACCCTGATGACTCCACTCCCCTTCCTGCTGAGAGGCTTCCACTACTGCCGAGGCCCAGTGATTGCCCACTGCTACTGTGAACACATGGCTGTGGTGAGGCTGGCATGTGGGGACACTCGCTTCAACAATATCTATGGCATTGCTGTGGCCATGTTGATTGTGGTGTTGGACCTGCTCTTTGTTATCCTGTCTTATGTCTTCATCCTTCAGGCAGTTCTCCAGCTCGCCTCTCAGGAGGCCCGCTACAAGGCATTTGGGACATGTGTGTCTCACATAGGTGCCATCTTAGCCTTTTATACACCTGTGGTCATCTCTTCATTCATGCACCGTGTGGCCCGCCATGCTGCCCCTCATGTCCACATCCTCCTTGCTATTTTCTATCTCCTTTTCCCACCCATGGTCAATCCTATCATCTATGGAGTCAAGACCAAGCAGATTCGTGATCATGTGCTTAGTCTATTCCAGAGAAAGAACATGTAG
- the OR52M1 gene encoding olfactory receptor 52M1: MLNFHNVCLVPSSFQLTGIPGLESLHIWLSIPFGSMYLVAVVGNVTILAVVRVERSLHQPMYFFLCMLAAIDLVLSTSTMPKLLGIFWFGAGDISLDACLGQMFLIHCFATVESGIFLAMAFDRYVAICNPLRHSMVLTHAVVGRLGLVSLLRGVLYIGPLPLMIRLWLPLYKAHVIYHSYCEHMAVVALTCGDSRVNNIYGLSIGFLVLILDSVAIAASYVMIFRAVMGLATPEARLKTLGTCGSHICAILIFYVPIAVSSLIHRFGRCVPPPVHTLLANFYLLIPPILNPIVYAVRTKQIRERLLQILRIERKIS; this comes from the coding sequence ATGCTCAATTTTCATAATGTCTGCTTGGTACCCAGCTCCTTCCAGCTCACTGGCATCCCAGGGCTGGAGTCTCTGCACATCTGGCTCTCCATCCCCTTTGGCTCCATGTACCTGGTGGCTGTGGTGGGGAACGTGACCATCCTGGCTGTGGTAAGGGTAGAACGTAGCCTGCACCAGCCCATGTACTTTTTCCTGTGCATGTTGGCTGCCATTGACCTGGTTCTGTCTACTTCCACTATGCCCAAGCTTCTGGGAATCTTCTGGTTTGGTGCTGGTGACATCAGCCTGGATGCCTGCTTGGGTCAAATGTTCCTTATCCACTGCTTTGCCACTGTTGAGTCAGGCATCTTCCTTGCCATGGCTTTTGATCGCTACGTGGCCATCTGCAACCCACTACGTCATAGCATGGTGCTCACTCATGCAGTGGTGGGTCGTTTGGGGTTGGTTTCCCTCCTCCGGGGGGTTCTCTACATTGGACCTCTGCCTCTGATGATCCGCCTGTGGCTGCCCCTTTATAAAGCTCATGTTATCTACCACTCCTACTGTGAGCACATGGCTGTAGTTGCCTTGACGTGTGGCGACAGCAGGGTCAATAATATCTATGGGCTGAGCATTGGCTTTCTGGTGTTGATCCTGGACTCAGTGGCTATTGCTGCCTCCTACGTGATGATTTTCAGGGCCGTGATGGGGCTAGCCACTCCCGAGGCCAGGCTTAAAACCCTGGGGACATGCGGTTCACACATCTGTGCCATACTGATCTTTTATGTTCCCATTGCCGTTTCTTCCCTGATTCATCGATTTGGTCGCTGTGTGCCTCCGCCAGTTCACACACTGCTGGCCAACTTCTATCTCCTCATTCCTCCAATCCTCAATCCCATTGTCTATGCTGTTCGCACCAAGCAGATCCGAGAGAGGCTTCTCCAAATCCTGAGGATAGAAAGGAAGATTAGCTGA